In one window of Zingiber officinale cultivar Zhangliang chromosome 11A, Zo_v1.1, whole genome shotgun sequence DNA:
- the LOC122031602 gene encoding uncharacterized protein LOC122031602: protein MANKRMRKLIQNSQRRSTREESSNRGVDHENESQDTASHSPLELQNEEVNEKDENEIMSSSQAQKRKRGKTIMRDIHALYPDHMLVVKFNERGQPYGDLQPTLANFIGTIARNGVVLPLSFLDWRKMSTNRLNNAWKLVTARFCISNCHRRVIMQMMGAAWRRWRTEVKATSYDSNTPLEELVAIQPIPHGLTLQTWESQENGRKPSHIEIQQLSRRSGKKGGALIDDEAIRIENLLKETVDRHLQDKPEGTQPIEVHEEAFREVFGPEHSGRVRCLGAGALPSQVFPELCKRSSMYWQDYHSNSYMTDKFKEMGEKIKDMELREAQRQMEIQQMKRQMKENDQFQNFARVMLNMMSGSVGGSHGPESLPAQNN from the exons ATGGCAAACAAAAGAATGCGAAAGCTAATACAAAATAGCCAAAGACGATCTACGAGAGAAGAATCGAGTAATAGAGGAGttgatcatgaaaatgaatcacaAGATACAGCATCTCATTCACCATTAGAGCTACAAAATGAGGAGGTTAATGAGAAAG atGAAAATGAGATCATGTCTTCATCCCAAGCTCAGAAAAGAAAACGTGGCAAGACTATTATGAGAGATATTCATGCATTATATCCCGATCATATGCTGGTAGTGAAATTCAATGAAAGGGGACAGCCTTACGGTGATCTACAACCGACTCTTGCAAATTTTATTGGGACTATTGCACGGAATGGAGTTGTGTTGCCCCTGAGCTTTTTAGATTGGAGAAAAATGTCGACAAATCGTTTGAATAATGCATGGAAACTTGTTACT GCACGTTTCTGTATCTCCAATTGCCATAGAAGAGTTATAATGCAAATGATGGGGGCTGCGTGGAGAAGGTGGAGGACTGAAGTGAAAGCTACATCTTATGATTCAAATACTCCACTAGAAGAGCTTGTTGCAATACAACCCATTCCTCATGGCTTGACACTTCAAACATGGGAA TCTCAAGAAAATGGAAGAAAACCGAGTCATATTGAAATACAACAATTGAGTCGAAGAAGTGGAAAGAAAGGAGGCGCCCTTATTGATGACGAGGCAATACGAATTGAG AATTTACTTAAAGAGACTGTGGATCGTCACCTTCAAGATAAACCTGAAGGAACACAACCAATAGAAGTCCATGAGGAGGCATTtcg TGAGGTTTTTGGACCTGAGCATTCTGGTCGGGTACGATGTTTAGGAGCTGGTGCGCTGCCTAGTCAAGTGTTCCCAGAGCTATGTAAACGTAGCTCAATGTATTGGCAAGACTATCACTCTAATTCATATATGACGGACAAATTTAAGGAAATGGGAGAGAAAATTAAAGATATGGAGTTGCGAGAAGCACAACGACAAATGGAAATACAGCAGATGAAAAGACAAATGAAAGAAAATGATCAATTCCAAAATTTTGCACGGGTAATGCTCAATATGATGTCGGGTAGTGTTGGAGGTTCTCATGGACCTGAATCATTACCGGCACAG